The following proteins come from a genomic window of Miscanthus floridulus cultivar M001 chromosome 2, ASM1932011v1, whole genome shotgun sequence:
- the LOC136538927 gene encoding pentatricopeptide repeat-containing protein At4g14850-like yields the protein MGKLRGQNTGPPAAAASLRFAALLKSCGRTGDIRRGRALHARLLLTGAAATSTFLANHLITMYSHCADAASAVRVFGVLPRPNLVSWTTLISGLVQNSMHHDALAAFAAMRRVHVAPTQFALSSAARAAAALSAPRPGAQLHCIGIRLGFDTELFVASNLADMYSKCGILDEACRVFEQMPHRDAVTWTTMIDGYAKNGSLEDTILAFRDMKCEGLVGADQHVFCSALSASGGLKDGWFGRSLHCCIIKAGFELETVVRNALLDMYAKSGDLESASRVVKIDPGGWNVVSGTSLIDGYIEADRIEEALETYTELGRQGVEPNEFTFSSMIKGCAMQDLLEQGAQLHAQVIKTSLISDSFVGSTLVYMYGKCGLISLSLQLFNEIGYQTEAAWNAVINVYAQHGHGWGAIQAFDRMIASGIRPNHITFVCLLTACSHAGLVDEGLEYFYSMKDAHGIEPKEEHYSCIIDMYGRAGRLDEAEKFISEMPIKPNAYGWCSLLGACRMRGNKELGEVAAQNLMKLDPDNTGIHVSLSGIYASLGQWEDVKSVRKLTKDSSIKKLPGFS from the coding sequence ATGGGAAAGCTCCGGGGCCAGAACACAGGCCCGCCGGCAGCCGCCGCCTCCCTCCGCTTCGCCGCGCTCCTCAAGTCGTGCGGCCGCACCGGTGACATCCGCCGCGGCCGCGCCCTCCATGCGCGCCTCTTGCTCACCGGCGCAGCTGCCACGTCCACCTTCCTCGCCAACCACCTCATCACCATGTACTCCCACTGCGCCGACGCGGCCTCCGCCGTCCGCGTGTTCGGCGTCTTACCCCGCCCCAACCTTGTCTCCTGGACGACGCTCATCTCGGGTCTCGTCCAGAACTCCATGCACCACGACGCGCTCGCCGCCTTCGCCGCCATGCGCCGCGTGCACGTCGCCCCCACGCAGTTTGCGCTCTCCAGCGCCGCGCGCGCCGCAGCCGCACTCTCCGCCCCGCGCCCCGGCGCGCAGCTGCACTGCATCGGCATCAGGCTTGGCTTTGACACTGAGCTCTTCGTCGCGAGCAACCTTGCGGACATGTACTCCAAGTGCGGGATCCTTGACGAGGCGTGCAGGGTATTTGAACAAATGCCTCACAGGGATGCCGTCACGTGGACTACCATGATCGACGGCTATGCAAAGAACGGGAGCCTCGAGGATACTATTCTGGCTTTCCGGGATATGAAATGTGAGGGACTGGTTGGAGCTGACCAGCATGTCTTCTGCAGTGCGTTGAGTGCATCAGGAGGGCTCAAGGATGGATGGTTTGGTCGAAGCCTGCATTGTTGTATAATTAAGGCTGGGTTTGAACTGGAGACTGTTGTGAGGAATGCGCTATTGGACATGTATGCTAAGTCTGGGGATTTGGAGAGTGCCTCTCGTGTGGTGAAGATTGATCCTGGAGGTTGGAATGTTGTGTCAGGCACCTCACTGATTGACGGTTACATTGAGGCTGATCGTATTGAGGAGGCTCTTGAGACGTATACTGAGTTGGGGAGGCAAGGTGTCGAGCCCAATGAATTCACTTTCTCGAGCATGATTAAGGGTTGTGCCATGCAAGATCTGCTCGAACAAGGTGCTCAGCTGCATGCTCAAGTCATCAAGACAAGTTTGATCAGTGACTCATTTGTTGGTTCCACCCTTGTGTATATGTATGGAAAATGTGGCCTCATAAGTTTGTCCCTTCAGTTATTTAATGAGATTGGATACCAAACTGAGGCCGCCTGGAATGCGGTTATAAATGTATATGCACAGCACGGTCATGGTTGGGGGGCAATCCAAGCTTTTGACAGGATGATTGCAAGTGGTATCAGGCCAAATCACATTACATTTGTCTGCCTCCTGACTGCATGCAGTCATGCTGGATTAGTGGACGAAGGACTGGAATATTTTTACTCTATGAAGGATGCACATGGTATTGAGCCTAAAGAGGAGCATTATTCATGTATCATTGATATGTATGGTCGAGCTGGGAGACTAGATGAAGCAGAAAAATTCATAAGTGAGATGCCTATCAAACCCAATGCGTATGGTTGGTGCTCCTTGCTTGGAGCATGCCGGATGCGAGGAAACAAGGAGCTGGGAGAGGTTGCTGCGCAGAATCTTATGAAGCTTGATCCCGATAACACCGGTATTCATGTATCCCTTTCTGGGATATACGCATCATTGGGCCAATGGGAGGATGTGAAGTCAGTCAGGAAGTTGACGAAGGATAGCAGTATTAAAAAACTGCCCGGTTTTAGCTAG
- the LOC136538928 gene encoding GEM-like protein 7: protein MESFTQEHVIGIPLTSFAYVDEERQGKPSCSALVHKKNKKSSFIYRMNKLGHKTDNYMQGFKEHLTLGPKISETIKGKLSFGVKVLQAGSIDKVFREYFAVDKDEKLLKAFQCYLSTTAGPIAGMLFISTKKIAFHSDRPLNFLSPKGGSTRVPYKVLIPTKRIKSASVRENLYNPDEKYIDVVTVDGFDFWFMGFVSYEKSFKYLQHVIPELR from the exons atggagAGTTTCACCCAGGAGCACGTCATTGGAATTCCATTGACTTCGTTTGCATATGTCGATGAGGAAAGACAAGGAAAACCTTCCTGTTCTGCCTTGGTTCATAAAAAAA ATAAGAAGAGTTCCTTCATTTATCGAATGAACAAACTGGGCCATAAAACAGATAACTACATGCAAGGGTTCAAAGAACACT TAACTCTGGGACCAAAAATTTCAGAAACTATAAAAGGGAAACTAAGCTTCGGTGTAAAGGTTCTCCAAGCTGGCAGTATTGATAAAGTCTTCAGAGAATACTTTGCAGTCGATAAAGATGAGAAACTACTGAAGGCTTTCCAATGCTATCTTTCAACCACAGCTGGTCCAATAGCTGGAATGCTTTTCATCTCAACTAAGAAGATTGCTTTCCATAGTGATAGGCCTTTGAATTTCTTGTCTCCCAAAGGAGGCAGTACAAGGGTGCCTTACAAG GTGTTGATCCCCACAAAGAGGATAAAGAGTGCTTCAGTGCGGGAAAATTTATACAATCCAGACGAGAAGTATATTGATGTAGTTACTGTTGATGGCTTTGATTTTTGGTTCATGGGCTTTGTCAGCTATGAGAAGTCATTTAAATATCTTCAGCATGTAATTCCAGAGCTGAGATGA
- the LOC136538929 gene encoding putative GEM-like protein 8: MESFAQEHVIEIPLASYAYANEEGKPSYSALIHKKNKKTSFIYQMNKLNLKTDSYMQGFKQHLTLGPKISETIKGKLSFGAKVLQAGSIEKIFRQYFVVEKDERLLKAFQCYLSTTAGPIAGMLFISNEKIAFHSDRPLSLACPKGERTRVPYKVLIPAKRIKTASVRENLYNPDEKYIDLVTVDGFDFWFMGFISYEKSFRYLQHVISRFR, encoded by the exons ATGGAGAGTTTTGCCCAGGAGCATGTCATTGAAATTCCTTTGGCCTCGTATGCATATGCCAATGAGGAAGGAAAACCTTCCTATTCTGCCTTGATTCACAAGAAGA ACAAGAAGACTTCCTTCATTTACCAGATGAACAAGCTGAACCTGAAAACAGATAGCTACATGCAAGGGTTCAAACAACACT tAACTCTGGGACCAAAAATTTCTGAAACTATCAAAGGGAAACTGAGCTTCGGTGCAAAGGTTCTACAAGCTGGCAGCATTGAGAAAATCTTCAGGCAATACTTTGTAGTGGAGAAAGATGAGAGACTATTGAAGGCTTTCCAGTGTTATCTTTCAACCACAGCTGGTCCAATAGCCGGAATGCTTTTTATCTCAAATGAGAAGATTGCTTTCCATAGTGATAGGCCTCTGAGTTTAGCATGTCCCAAAGGGGAAAGGACCAGGGTGCCCTACAAG GTGTTGATCCCCGCAAAAAGAATAAAGACTGCTTCCGTGAGAGAAAATTTGTACAATCCTGATGAGAAGTATATTGATTTAGTTACTGTTGATGGATTTGATTTTTGGTTTATGGGTTTTATTAGCTATGAGAAATCATTCAGATATCTTCAGCATGTAATTTCAAGGTTTAGATGA